In Granulicella tundricola MP5ACTX9, a single genomic region encodes these proteins:
- a CDS encoding alpha/beta hydrolase family protein, with protein sequence MIPDAFVSEEHAAYSIYRLRSVERIKQHSRRPFMLLRRTILTILVLSATIAAAQARKPTAPAEDSQSGAAEKYHLDEIAKATDDVAWHQQMDSLATVEKIVYTGLPDVHAKDKDFGPQPMILYAYTFIPKGWEGKKKHPLVVFLHGGVHGSTLTGGPDNDGRLISELVQQGYAVISPEYRGSGGYGQPYERAMDYGARENDDALQARDWMLQRYSFLDPARVGLVGWSHGGMIALMNLLQHPEGYACAFAGVPVSDLAERMTYVTKKYRQEMAENIGKDVDEDKDAYLRRSPVFYAGQLSRPLLIDANTTDETVHIVEVRHLLSAFDAAHKQYKSHIYEQAPGGHFFNRIDTSLAVTSRQEVYAFLREYLKP encoded by the coding sequence ATGATACCCGACGCGTTCGTGTCCGAGGAGCACGCAGCCTATTCCATATATCGCCTGCGTTCCGTTGAACGCATCAAGCAGCACTCCAGGAGACCGTTCATGTTGCTTCGAAGAACCATTCTTACAATACTTGTGCTGAGTGCGACGATCGCCGCCGCACAGGCTCGCAAGCCCACCGCACCCGCCGAGGATAGCCAGTCCGGTGCAGCGGAGAAGTATCATCTGGATGAAATCGCCAAGGCCACGGACGATGTAGCGTGGCATCAACAGATGGATTCGCTGGCGACAGTGGAAAAGATTGTCTACACCGGCCTGCCTGATGTGCATGCGAAAGACAAGGATTTCGGTCCGCAACCGATGATTTTGTATGCCTACACCTTCATTCCTAAGGGCTGGGAGGGCAAGAAGAAGCATCCTCTTGTGGTCTTCCTTCATGGAGGAGTTCATGGGAGCACGCTGACCGGCGGACCGGATAACGATGGAAGGCTCATCAGCGAACTCGTCCAGCAAGGCTATGCGGTGATCTCGCCGGAGTACCGAGGCTCAGGTGGCTATGGTCAGCCGTATGAGCGCGCCATGGACTACGGTGCACGTGAGAACGACGATGCGCTCCAGGCGCGGGATTGGATGCTGCAGCGCTATTCGTTTCTCGATCCTGCGCGCGTTGGCCTGGTGGGCTGGAGCCATGGCGGAATGATCGCCCTGATGAACCTGCTCCAACATCCGGAGGGCTACGCGTGCGCCTTCGCGGGAGTGCCCGTCAGCGATCTTGCCGAGCGTATGACCTACGTGACGAAGAAATATCGCCAGGAGATGGCTGAGAACATCGGCAAGGATGTCGACGAGGACAAGGATGCGTATCTTCGTCGCTCGCCGGTTTTCTACGCGGGACAACTGAGCCGTCCGCTCTTGATCGACGCGAACACGACCGACGAGACGGTACACATCGTTGAAGTGCGTCATCTGCTCAGCGCGTTCGATGCGGCCCATAAGCAATACAAATCCCACATCTACGAGCAAGCGCCGGGCGGTCACTTCTTCAACCGCATCGATACATCGTTGGCTGTCACCTCACGCCAGGAAGTTTATGCATTTCTAAGGGAGTATCTCAAGCCATGA
- a CDS encoding TonB-dependent receptor, which produces MTIHQTRLLFVLCAPLLGLASASAQTTGTISGTVKDPSGAIVPGTTVTVTFSSTGSKRIAVTNSAGEYAFPALEPGQYDLEFRSTSFAPLIRHATLSVTERIAVDATLQVTASQQEITVSGDAPILQTADTTLGRVVDGQAIKDLPLATRNFTQILALSPGTSAPLNDATALGRGTTNISADGARPGSNAFYIDGVDAVNIHVNSASNNAFASNGVVVPSPEAIQEFKVQTGLYDVAGGRSGGANVALVTKGGTEHFHGSLFEFFRNDDLNANSYFFNQVGTPRPKLKQNQFGGTIGGPILKQKAFFFFSYQGTRQINGYSGSSTLNLPAIPTVRTAATLGAVFGGQATYKGGTLVSKTGSNINPVSLALLNLKNADGTYVVPSPQTSNITGVNYAVSEPSTFTEDQYVDGLDYQFSSRNHLVFRSVYAKQPQFNSFPSATVPGFGTTQLFNAQLYSVTDTQVITPNLVNEARFGVNRAVGSTGFQNQIPLSSIGESRFNSAQFPDIPSFVLSGSFTLGYSVNADQADADTTYEYFDTLSYVHGKHQMQYGGEARRYQDNYYSNNRTRGTLTIRTFPDFLLGLSGSSVASGGNGSGYSNIYSGSVASGIATRNDILRDYALFAQDSWRLFPNLTLTYGVRWEYVGLPVDKGGRDGAFYLRNYVAPAVGQFTSAGFVQASNTRKAIAGVPQVSNTLTDNVGKLNFGPRLGVAFQPSPRFNIRAGYALSVDRPSNQLGLLESLSLPNYVRTDLSATGNVASTLQNPFPTLPVGSQFPIVPQIYGGPYTNANPALSINDVDPKFRTPYVQQFGLNVQAQAATNTVVEIGYVGSHGVALPLETLVNQAQLASPTNPVNGITTNTTANVQSRVPYVGFSPSGLIYLQTRASSIYNSLQTSVTQRLSHGLQLLASYTYSKSLDTQSSPTDGTTFTTFNGDQTNLAGNYGPSDYDRTNRVVVSGVYSVPAFGFALDHTGLGKKAFSGWQLSGVGTVQSGLPYSVTDASGGAFYGGTTSEASFATGASVATAHLSGKTESRLNQYFNTGSFVAAGNLFGTAGRNILRGPLQRNIDLSLIKQTAIHDSTNFEFRTEFFNILNFANFANPASAISSPTSFGVISATVGNPRIIQFVAKVNF; this is translated from the coding sequence ATGACCATTCACCAGACCCGTCTTCTCTTCGTCCTCTGCGCTCCTTTGTTGGGATTGGCTTCCGCGTCGGCACAGACGACCGGAACCATTAGTGGAACGGTCAAGGACCCATCCGGGGCTATTGTCCCAGGTACAACCGTGACGGTGACTTTTTCATCAACTGGGTCCAAGCGCATAGCGGTCACCAACAGCGCGGGAGAATATGCCTTCCCAGCGCTTGAGCCAGGACAGTACGACCTGGAGTTCAGGAGCACCTCCTTTGCGCCGCTGATCCGTCATGCAACGCTGAGCGTGACCGAGCGAATCGCAGTGGACGCCACCCTGCAAGTCACGGCCAGCCAGCAGGAGATCACCGTGAGCGGTGATGCTCCGATCCTGCAGACAGCCGACACGACACTAGGCCGCGTGGTCGATGGGCAGGCGATCAAAGATCTACCTCTTGCGACTCGTAACTTTACCCAGATTCTGGCTTTATCGCCTGGCACCAGTGCGCCTCTCAACGATGCGACCGCCCTGGGTCGCGGTACGACCAACATCTCCGCCGACGGTGCACGTCCGGGCTCAAACGCTTTCTATATCGATGGTGTCGACGCGGTCAATATTCACGTCAACAGCGCCTCCAACAACGCGTTCGCTTCAAACGGCGTGGTCGTGCCTTCGCCAGAGGCGATCCAGGAGTTCAAGGTGCAGACGGGCTTGTATGACGTGGCCGGAGGGCGGAGCGGCGGAGCCAACGTCGCGCTGGTCACGAAGGGCGGAACGGAACACTTTCATGGGTCGCTCTTCGAATTCTTTCGCAACGACGACCTGAACGCGAACTCATACTTCTTCAATCAGGTTGGAACGCCGCGGCCCAAGCTCAAGCAGAACCAGTTTGGAGGCACCATCGGCGGACCCATCCTGAAACAGAAGGCGTTCTTCTTCTTCTCTTACCAGGGAACCCGCCAGATCAACGGTTATTCAGGTTCTTCCACGCTCAATCTTCCGGCTATCCCGACGGTGCGGACCGCAGCCACGCTGGGAGCCGTCTTCGGCGGACAGGCAACCTACAAAGGCGGCACGCTGGTCAGCAAGACCGGCAGCAACATCAATCCAGTTTCGCTGGCTCTGCTCAACCTCAAGAATGCTGACGGGACCTACGTCGTCCCCTCGCCTCAGACCTCGAATATTACGGGGGTGAACTACGCGGTCTCAGAGCCTTCCACTTTCACGGAAGACCAGTATGTCGATGGACTCGACTATCAGTTCTCCAGCCGCAATCACCTGGTCTTCCGTTCGGTCTACGCCAAGCAGCCGCAGTTCAACTCCTTTCCCTCCGCGACCGTGCCCGGATTCGGCACGACCCAGCTCTTCAATGCCCAACTCTACAGTGTCACCGATACCCAGGTCATCACGCCGAACCTTGTGAATGAGGCGCGCTTCGGCGTCAATCGTGCCGTAGGCTCGACTGGATTTCAGAACCAGATCCCGCTTAGCTCCATTGGCGAAAGCCGATTCAACTCCGCACAGTTTCCAGATATTCCAAGCTTCGTACTCTCCGGCTCCTTCACCCTCGGCTACAGTGTCAACGCGGACCAAGCCGACGCGGATACCACCTACGAGTACTTTGACACGCTCTCTTATGTACACGGCAAACACCAGATGCAATATGGTGGTGAAGCGCGCCGCTATCAGGACAACTACTACTCCAACAATCGGACTCGCGGCACATTGACCATCCGCACCTTTCCTGATTTCCTGCTCGGACTCTCTGGAAGCTCTGTGGCAAGCGGCGGTAATGGCAGCGGCTATTCCAACATCTACAGCGGCTCCGTCGCAAGCGGTATCGCAACCCGCAATGACATCTTGCGGGATTACGCGCTCTTCGCTCAGGATTCGTGGCGACTCTTTCCTAACCTGACCCTTACCTATGGCGTTCGTTGGGAGTACGTCGGCCTGCCGGTCGACAAGGGCGGCCGGGATGGCGCGTTCTATCTCCGCAACTACGTTGCACCGGCTGTGGGGCAGTTCACCTCAGCCGGCTTTGTTCAGGCGTCCAACACCCGCAAAGCCATTGCCGGCGTTCCACAGGTCTCCAATACGCTGACTGATAACGTGGGCAAGCTCAACTTTGGACCGCGTCTTGGAGTTGCCTTCCAACCGTCACCACGATTCAATATCCGCGCAGGGTATGCTCTTTCGGTCGATCGTCCATCCAACCAGCTTGGCCTGCTGGAGTCACTCTCGCTGCCCAATTATGTACGGACCGACCTCTCCGCAACCGGTAACGTGGCTTCTACTCTCCAGAACCCATTCCCGACTCTTCCTGTTGGCAGCCAATTTCCTATTGTGCCCCAGATTTACGGCGGACCGTACACGAACGCCAACCCGGCACTCTCCATCAATGACGTCGACCCCAAGTTTCGTACCCCCTACGTGCAGCAGTTCGGACTGAACGTCCAGGCGCAGGCAGCCACCAATACGGTGGTCGAGATTGGCTATGTCGGCTCGCATGGCGTAGCTCTGCCCTTGGAAACGCTCGTGAACCAGGCACAGCTTGCGTCGCCCACCAACCCCGTCAACGGCATCACGACGAATACGACTGCGAACGTGCAAAGCCGCGTGCCTTATGTGGGCTTCTCTCCCTCAGGCCTCATTTATCTACAGACTCGTGCTAGCTCAATCTATAACAGCCTGCAGACGAGCGTAACTCAACGTCTTAGCCACGGATTGCAGCTGCTTGCTTCCTATACCTACTCGAAGTCGCTTGACACCCAGTCCTCCCCAACCGATGGCACGACCTTTACGACCTTTAATGGCGACCAGACCAACCTCGCAGGCAACTATGGGCCATCCGACTACGACCGCACCAATCGGGTTGTCGTCAGCGGCGTTTACTCGGTTCCTGCCTTTGGTTTTGCGTTGGATCACACGGGGCTCGGGAAGAAGGCGTTCAGCGGTTGGCAACTTTCCGGAGTAGGAACCGTTCAGTCTGGTCTGCCGTACAGCGTGACTGATGCAAGCGGTGGTGCATTCTATGGTGGGACCACGAGCGAAGCAAGCTTTGCCACCGGTGCGTCTGTGGCTACGGCTCATCTAAGCGGTAAGACAGAGAGTCGTCTAAACCAATACTTCAATACAGGTTCCTTTGTGGCGGCCGGGAACCTCTTTGGCACTGCGGGCCGCAATATCCTGCGCGGACCGCTTCAGCGCAACATTGATCTCTCCCTCATCAAGCAGACCGCCATCCACGATTCAACCAACTTTGAGTTCAGAACCGAATTCTTTAATATCCTCAACTTCGCCAACTTCGCCAATCCTGCCAGTGCCATCTCCTCGCCGACATCCTTCGGGGTCATCAGCGCCACAGTCGGCAATCCGAGAATTATTCAGTTTGTCGCCAAGGTCAACTTTTAG
- a CDS encoding HU family DNA-binding protein → MATKKTAAKTTAIPAAKKTSTSAAKKTSTSKTMTKAALVLLVSEKMELSKKQTAEFFDLLAATAIQETKKNGEFTIPGLGKLVKAQRAARLGRNPQTGETIKIKAKTAVKFRVAKAAKDLIAPTK, encoded by the coding sequence ATGGCAACGAAGAAAACAGCGGCAAAGACGACGGCTATCCCGGCGGCCAAGAAGACAAGCACCAGCGCAGCAAAGAAGACGTCGACCAGCAAAACAATGACGAAGGCGGCGTTGGTTCTACTCGTATCGGAGAAGATGGAGCTTTCGAAGAAGCAAACAGCAGAGTTCTTTGACCTGCTGGCGGCTACCGCGATCCAGGAGACGAAGAAGAACGGTGAATTCACCATCCCTGGGCTTGGGAAGCTGGTGAAAGCTCAGCGTGCAGCACGTCTCGGCCGCAACCCGCAAACGGGAGAGACAATCAAGATTAAAGCAAAGACTGCGGTCAAGTTCCGCGTAGCAAAAGCTGCCAAGGATCTGATCGCCCCAACAAAGTAG
- a CDS encoding MFS transporter, with protein sequence MSTPVISSNRPVSHLPAVKLRPADEPWIFAFLAGISGWTLDAFDFFLVVLSLTAIGHEFNQDVKHMTLALTATLALRPVGAFLFGGISDRFGRRLPLVANLCLFAVVELSTAFAHSFLSFLIVRAVFGIVMGGQWGVGVSLAMEKVPARLRGVLSGLLQQGYSIGFLLAAAAYYVIQPVHGWRPLFYLGSIPALAAAAMVVWKVRESDVWLRNRQSSFAGLGRDLMSHWKLFLYLTFFMMAMHMSSHGTQDLYPTFLERDWGIAGRQKAALTAISMGGAVLGGLSIGWISDRVGRRTAMVGALIGAVCSIPLWAFAHTLPLLILGAVLMQFCVQGAWGVVPAHVAEMSPDSVRGTLPGLGNQVGVLLSSVVVYLEAALAKGRSYAVSMSITAAVVFCLAALLTLSGRERRSDGLAKLE encoded by the coding sequence GTGTCAACCCCAGTGATCTCGTCCAATCGCCCGGTATCCCATCTCCCTGCGGTGAAGCTCCGCCCAGCGGATGAGCCCTGGATCTTTGCCTTTCTGGCTGGAATCTCCGGCTGGACGCTGGACGCATTCGACTTCTTTCTCGTGGTTCTCTCGCTGACCGCGATCGGTCATGAGTTCAATCAGGACGTTAAGCACATGACTTTGGCGTTGACCGCCACCCTTGCTCTGCGTCCGGTGGGGGCGTTCCTGTTCGGCGGCATCTCCGACCGGTTTGGACGCCGGTTGCCGCTGGTCGCCAATCTATGCCTATTTGCGGTCGTGGAACTGTCCACGGCCTTTGCCCACAGCTTCCTAAGCTTCCTGATCGTCCGCGCAGTCTTCGGTATCGTGATGGGCGGGCAGTGGGGCGTGGGAGTGTCTCTGGCGATGGAGAAGGTGCCGGCACGTCTTCGCGGTGTCTTGAGCGGGCTCCTACAGCAGGGGTATTCGATTGGCTTTCTGCTGGCAGCGGCAGCCTACTATGTCATTCAGCCGGTTCATGGCTGGCGACCGTTGTTTTATCTGGGCAGTATTCCGGCGTTGGCTGCTGCCGCCATGGTGGTCTGGAAGGTTCGTGAGTCCGACGTATGGCTGCGAAATCGCCAGTCAAGCTTTGCCGGCCTGGGTCGCGACCTGATGTCGCACTGGAAGCTGTTTCTTTACCTGACGTTCTTCATGATGGCGATGCATATGAGTTCGCACGGCACGCAGGATCTGTACCCCACTTTCTTGGAGCGGGATTGGGGGATCGCGGGCAGGCAGAAGGCTGCGTTGACCGCTATCTCGATGGGAGGCGCGGTTCTTGGGGGCCTCTCGATTGGCTGGATCTCGGATCGTGTGGGACGCCGTACCGCGATGGTCGGTGCGCTGATCGGTGCGGTTTGCTCCATTCCGCTCTGGGCGTTCGCTCACACGCTTCCTCTATTGATCCTTGGTGCGGTGCTCATGCAGTTCTGCGTGCAGGGTGCGTGGGGAGTGGTACCGGCCCACGTTGCGGAGATGAGCCCGGATTCGGTGCGAGGCACACTGCCCGGCCTGGGCAATCAGGTGGGTGTCCTGCTCTCGAGCGTCGTGGTCTACCTGGAGGCGGCGCTGGCCAAAGGACGATCCTATGCTGTCTCCATGTCCATCACAGCCGCAGTGGTGTTTTGTCTTGCCGCCCTTCTGACGCTTTCCGGACGCGAGAGACGCAGCGACGGGCTGGCGAAGCTTGAATGA
- a CDS encoding winged helix-turn-helix domain-containing protein, whose protein sequence is MSFVMQSMLRPSASDGTVSASLPQGPSGVFVYVFADFRLEPENRLLTCAGKEVPLPGRAFDALLMLVRRPGSLLSKEELMASVWAGSFVEESNLTVTISTLRRALNEDPHDRRYIQTVARRGYRFIATVTELPQTVASMPRTFIKENPAETPVSDRLFVEPAEEDVAAGPPIYTGPQPLPGVTPFLRRLRHGAIATVWVGLLAALVLGGWLLLKPNQPLRTLAVLPFSSDSSSTGSAPNGFILLGMTDSITSRLEANLVVRPTSSVLRYSTTAPVSPVVAGREQEVDAVLTGQVNESGGSTQLRLHLIRVSDGLTLWQDSFRAASSDLKGLEQEAGDAASHELGPAGKAGGGPARPAPAANAERSRVDEPAYQLYLRGRFFWNRRTVEGLRKSTEYFRQAIDADPNYAAAYAGLADSYALLASFSVEPGRAANADARSAALSAIQLDPTLAEPHASLGMIYFFTDWNLPAAEVEFGRAIRLNPNYATAHHWYALDLAAMGRFPQALYEIRVAQKLDPLSLIIGTNVGWIEYLAHDYADALHDLHRVLELDPNFVRARTRLGMVEMATGDNSAAEADLKQALVLSGDEDPWVEGLLGDAQARAGNRTAAEHALAKVSVQGSSHYVPPTSRALILLGLGRRAEAVAALSQAIEDHSTSMVYARVDPSLDTLRSDPPFQALMTRMNQ, encoded by the coding sequence GTGTCCTTCGTCATGCAGTCCATGCTTCGTCCATCAGCTTCAGACGGTACGGTCTCCGCAAGCCTGCCTCAGGGGCCGTCGGGTGTTTTTGTCTATGTTTTTGCGGATTTTCGGCTGGAGCCGGAGAATCGCCTTCTAACCTGTGCGGGCAAAGAGGTTCCGCTTCCCGGACGCGCCTTCGACGCTTTGCTGATGCTCGTGCGACGGCCCGGATCTTTGCTGAGCAAAGAAGAGTTGATGGCCTCTGTCTGGGCTGGTTCCTTCGTTGAAGAGTCGAATCTTACGGTCACGATCTCCACTTTGCGCCGTGCATTGAATGAAGACCCGCATGACCGGCGTTACATCCAGACAGTCGCCCGACGAGGGTATCGCTTCATCGCGACGGTTACCGAGCTTCCGCAAACGGTGGCGTCGATGCCGCGTACTTTCATCAAGGAAAATCCGGCCGAGACACCTGTCTCCGATCGGTTGTTCGTGGAACCAGCGGAAGAGGACGTGGCTGCGGGCCCCCCTATATACACCGGCCCGCAACCGCTGCCAGGAGTTACGCCATTCCTGCGCCGGCTGCGCCACGGAGCCATTGCCACGGTCTGGGTAGGTCTGCTTGCTGCACTCGTGTTGGGCGGGTGGTTGTTGCTGAAACCGAACCAACCTTTACGGACGCTGGCCGTTTTACCTTTTTCATCGGACTCCAGTTCGACCGGCTCCGCACCCAACGGGTTCATTCTACTGGGGATGACCGACAGCATCACCTCGCGGCTGGAGGCGAACTTGGTCGTTCGTCCGACCAGTTCTGTCTTGCGTTACTCAACGACCGCCCCGGTTAGCCCAGTTGTTGCTGGGCGCGAGCAAGAGGTGGACGCTGTCTTAACGGGACAGGTCAATGAATCCGGTGGCTCTACACAGCTTCGACTGCATCTGATTCGCGTCAGTGATGGCCTGACCCTATGGCAGGACAGCTTTCGGGCAGCCTCCAGCGATCTGAAAGGTCTGGAACAAGAGGCGGGCGACGCCGCGAGCCACGAACTGGGACCGGCGGGCAAAGCGGGTGGAGGGCCGGCCAGACCTGCTCCCGCAGCAAACGCCGAACGTTCAAGAGTGGACGAGCCGGCCTACCAGCTCTATCTGCGCGGTCGCTTTTTCTGGAATCGCCGTACCGTGGAGGGCCTGCGAAAAAGTACCGAGTACTTCCGCCAGGCTATCGATGCGGACCCCAACTACGCGGCTGCCTATGCGGGGCTTGCCGACTCTTACGCCCTTCTTGCGTCGTTTTCGGTTGAGCCCGGCCGCGCGGCGAATGCCGACGCCCGTTCCGCCGCGCTTTCGGCGATCCAGCTTGATCCCACTCTGGCTGAGCCACACGCCTCGCTCGGCATGATCTATTTCTTCACCGACTGGAATCTTCCCGCAGCTGAGGTGGAGTTTGGACGGGCCATTCGGCTGAACCCCAATTATGCGACGGCCCATCACTGGTATGCACTCGACCTGGCGGCGATGGGCCGATTTCCTCAGGCACTCTATGAGATTCGTGTGGCTCAGAAGCTTGATCCGCTGTCCCTCATTATCGGCACCAACGTCGGATGGATCGAATACCTGGCCCACGACTACGCGGATGCGCTGCATGATCTGCACCGTGTTCTTGAACTAGACCCGAATTTTGTCCGCGCCCGCACCCGGCTCGGCATGGTGGAGATGGCGACCGGAGATAATTCCGCGGCCGAGGCAGACCTGAAACAGGCGCTGGTCCTGTCCGGCGATGAGGACCCCTGGGTGGAGGGACTGCTTGGGGACGCCCAGGCGCGTGCCGGGAACCGGACGGCGGCGGAGCATGCGTTGGCCAAGGTGAGCGTCCAGGGCAGTTCGCACTATGTACCACCCACCAGCCGTGCGCTGATTCTCCTCGGTCTCGGGCGCAGGGCGGAGGCTGTGGCTGCGCTCTCCCAAGCCATTGAAGACCATTCCACTTCAATGGTGTATGCGCGGGTCGATCCTTCCCTGGACACGCTTCGGTCTGATCCTCCGTTTCAGGCGTTGATGACCCGGATGAATCAGTAG